A window from Pagrus major chromosome 4, Pma_NU_1.0 encodes these proteins:
- the LOC140994305 gene encoding aggrecan core protein-like — protein MIRWIVLLSLCLHVTSASFDYIYEEHSFMDPEDVLSVSIPLEDPQRPLLGGSLVIPCYFEDHTVPDPGAPTITPLSHRIKWSLVTKEKVTTILVALEGQVRISESYLDRVHLIGYPVTPTDASIKISELRSTDSGVYRCEVQHGIEDNHDIVHVQVQGILFHYRAIMGRYTLTYEKAKAVCTQNSAVMASPEQLQAAFDDGFHQCDAGWLSDQTVRYPIHDPRVNCYGDKEELPGVRTYGVRDLNETYDVYCFTEKMTGRVFYTASAEKFTFSEAVVACSNQGARLATTGQLYLAWQGGMDVCNAGWLGDRSVRYPINIRRPQCGGGLLGVRTVYLHTNQTGYPLPESRYDAFCYTESPDEEGSGIIEEGSGVLSVTTVTQSPEVFFRRTTTESEAVGEVETQQPTVVDFTYTASPTELPLPRPPNVTEFITDLIVPATARPDVGREPSKDFVMPPTGVVFHYRSDSGRYAFTFVEAQRACQSVGASIATPEQLQAAYEAGYHQCDAGWLLDQSVRYPIVFPRDKCAGDLGDQPGVRSYGLMPADERYDVYCYIEGLKGEVFHVRSAEGFTYDEAASSCQEQNAVLASTGELYAAWKMGFDKCRAGWLVDHSVRYPINKPRTECGAGKVGVHTVYAHPNQTGFPELGARFDAYCFRADLLLIANETGLNITDFSIVHLAVPSVVPPIPVETSGSGSGSADFGSGSASGDNSGDSSSSGDLADSGDRVISGDLSGSGDLSGSGDLSGSGDRVISGDLSGSGDMSGSGDQIISGDLSGSGDLSGSGDLAGSASAELPSGASGFSSTDASGSALSGEGSGITVVFSGIDSIVSGEGSVSGELQEAGEGCTGVLIFPSSGEGSGDLSGSGDLSGSGSGSGFPSMGSGSSIDSSGESGQFSGMSSGFIKGQDFSGFSGFPSGSYSGSASGQSGEPSGSGDAKILLIDGELIDVSIRTINKEYELGGGLLAFSGSGDISGSGILSGDLSGSGDISGSGILSIDLSGSGSGSGTEFFSGVTFLGSGFTELTGSSSGEQEASGYLLYSSGQGSGGHLSGYGGLIFHSGSGSGMSGSESSTSGEEGSVTFLTGDFMTELSGDTTPSMELGQGLVEYSGEGSGSGGFFSGSGDNRLFTASGTSSGVSSGDLPLVVLPSSSSEWALTESTTGPEEALSGTELSQTSGDIDETYGPAPAPAGLAAPPTAATPTFVQAPGTATEMDSVEGVFNPCKPNPCGDASCTVEDGVALCHEVDVCHSNPCANGATCVESADSYKCLCLPSYGGERCEIDEQLCEDGWTKFQGNCYLHFSDREMWLDAEQRCRDLNAHLVSIITPEEQHFVNSNAQDYQWIGLNDKTVEHDFRWTDGTPLQYENWRPNQPDNYFNSGEDCVVMIWHENGQWNDVPCNYHLPFTCKKGPVSCGAPPEVENAHMFGNRREEYPVNSIIRYQCNPGFTQRRPPVVRCKADGQWEKPQVECTDVKARRRIQRRSSELH, from the exons ATGATAAGGTGGATTGTGTTGCTGTCGTTGTGTCTACATGTCACCTCAGCatcatttgattacatttatgaGGAGCACTCCTTCATGG ACCCGGAGGACGTGCTGAGTGTGAGCATCCCTCTGGAGGATCCACAGCGCCCTCTACTGGGAGGGTCGCTGGTTATACCATGTTATTTTGAG GACCACACCGTCCCAGACCCAGGAGCTCCCACCATCACTCCCCTGTCTCATCGTATCAAATGGAGCCTCGTCACCAAAGAAAAAGTCACAACCATCCTCGTAGCCTTGGAAGGACAGGTGCGTATCAGCGAGAGCTACCTGGACAGGGTTCATCTGATCGGCTACCCCGTGACTCCTACAGACGCTAGCATCAAGATATCTGAGCTGCGGTCTACTGACTCAGGAGTCTACCGCTGTGAGGTTCAGCACGGCATCGAGGACAACCACGACATCGTCCATGTGCAGGTTCAAG GTATCTTGTTCCACTACCGAGCCATCATGGGTCGCTACACTTTGACTTATGAAAAGGCGAAGGCGGTGTGCACCCAGAACAGTGCGGTCATGGCTTCACCTGAACAGCTTCAAGCGGCCTTTGATGACGGATTTCACCAGTGTGACGCCGGCTGGCTCTCTGACCAGACAGTCAG GTACCCAATCCATGATCCTCGTGTGAACTGCTACGGAGACAAAGAGGAGCTGCCTGGGGTCCGGACGTATGGAGTGAGAGACCTCAATGAGACTTACGATGTCTACTGCTTCACTGAGAAGATGACAG GCAGAGTTTTCTACACTGCTTCAGCAGAAAAGTTCACCTTCTCTGAGGCCGTGGTGGCATGTTCTAATCAGGGAGCTCGGTTGGCCACTACTGGTCAGCTCTACCTGGCCTGGCAGGGCGGGATGGATGTGTGTAACGCTGGCTGGCTGGGAGACAGAAGCGTCCGCTACCCCATTAACATTCGTCGGCCACAGTGTGGAGGAGGTCTGCTGGGGGTGAGGACTGTTTACCTCCACACAAACCAGACGGGATACCCACTTCCTGAGTCCCGCTATGACGCCTTCTGCTACACAG AGTCGCCTGATGAGGAGGGTTCAGGCATCATAGAAGAGGGCAGTGGTGTGCTGAGTGTTACCACAGTGACCCAGAGCCCAGAGGTGTTCTTCAGGAGGACGACCACAGAGAGCGAGGCGGTCGGGGAGGTGGAGACTCAGCAGCCTACTGTTGTGGATTTCACCTATACGGCGAGCCCGACTGAGCTGCCGCTGCCTCGGCCGCCAAACGTTACTGAGTTTATCACTGACCTGATAGTGCCAGCCACTGCCCGGCCCGACGTAGGCAGGGAGCCCAGCAAAGACTTTGTGATGCCTCCAACTG gTGTGGTCTTCCATTATCGCTCAGACTCAGGTCGCTATGCTTTCACCTTCGTTGAGGCGCAGCGGGCTTGCCAGAGTGTCGGAGCCTCTATTGCCACGCCAGAGCAGCTGCAGGCAGCATATGAGGCTGGATATCACCAGTGTGATGCAGGATGGTTACTGGACCAGAGCGTAAG gtatcCCATTGTTTTCCCTCGAGATAAATGTGCTGGAGATCTGGGGGATCAACCAGGTGTTCGGTCCTATGGTTTGATGCCAGCAGATGAAAGATATGATGTGTACTGCTACATCGAGGGGCTCAAAG GGGAAGTTTTCCATGTGCGCTCTGCTGAGGGTTTCACCTATGATGAAGCTGCTTCTAGCTGTCAAGAGCAGAACGCCGTACTGGCCTCCACCGGAGAGCTCTACGCAGCCTGGAAAATGGGTTTCGACAAGTGCCGTGCAGGCTGGCTGGTAGATCATAGTGTCAGGTATCCCATCAACAAACCCCGCACTGAGTGTGGAGCTGGAAAAGTAGGAGTACACACTGTGTACGCTCACCCCAACCAGACAGGCTTCCCTGAACTTGGCGCCAGATTTGATGCATACTGTTTCAGAG CGGACCTTCTACTTATTGCAAATGAAACTGGACTTAACATCACAGA TTTTTCTATTGTCCATTTAGCTGTTCCTTCTGTTGTTCCTCCCATCCCTGTGGAGACTTCAGGCTCTGGTTCAGGCTCAGCAGACTTCGGGTCAGGGTCTGCCTCTGGGGATAACTCTGGAGACTCATCTAGCTCTGGAGACCTGGCTGATTCTGGAGACCGGGTAATTTCTGGAGACTTGTCAGGCTCTGGAGACTTGTCTGGTTCTGGAGACCTGTCTGGCTCTGGTGACAGGGTAATCTCAGGAGACTTGTCTGGCTCTGGAGACATGTCTGGCTCTGGGGACCAGATAATCTCTGGAGACTTATCTGGTTCTGGAGACTTGTCTGGTTCTGGAGACCTCGCCGGCAGTGCAAGTGCTGAGCTGCCTAGTGGAGCATCAGgtttcagcagcacagatgcTTCTGGATCAGCTCTCAGTGGAGAAGGATCCGgcatcactgttgttttttcgGGCATCGACAGTATTGTTTCTGGAGAGGGCTCAGTTTCAGGAGAACTCCAAGAAGCCGGAGAGGGATGCACAGGTGTCCTCATCTTCCCTTCATCTGGAGAAGGCTCTGGAGATCTCAGTGGTAGTGGGGACCTGTCCGGATCTGGCAGTGGATCTGGTTTCCCCTCCATGGGGAGTGGCTCTTCCATTGACAGCTCTGGGGAAAGTGGACAGTTTTCTGGCATGTCGTCCGGTTTCATCAAAGGCCAGGACTTTTCTGGGTTCAGCGGTTTCCCGTCAGGATCCTACTCTGGCAGTGCAAGTGGACAGTCAGGAGAACCTTCAGGAAGTGGAGATGCTAAGATCTTACTGATAGATGGCGAACTGATCGATGTTTCCATCCGTACTATCAACAAGGAGTATGAGCTTGGTGGAGGCCTATTGGCGTTCAGTGGCTCTGGAGACATTTCAGGATCTGGGATTCTCAGTGGTGACCTCAGTGGCTCTGGAGACATTTCAGGATCTGGGATTCTCAGTATTGACCTCAGTGGTTCAGGCTCTGGAAGTGGCACTGAGTTCTTCTCAGGCGTGACCTTTCTAGGGTCAGGGTTCACTGAACTTACAGGGTCTTCCTCTGGAGAGCAGGAGGCCTCTGGGTATTTACTCTACAGCTCTGGACAGGGAAGTGGTGGACATTTGTCTGGATATGGAGGCTTGATTTTCCACTCCGGGTCTGGATCGGGAATGTCCGGATCTGAGTCCTCAACGAGTGGAGAGGAAGGCAGTGTTACATTCTTGACTGGGGATTTTATGACAGAGTTATCCGGAGACACTACACCGTCTATGGAGCTTGGACAGGGGTTAGTTGAGTACAGTGGAGAAGGAAGCGGCAGCGGTGGTTTCTTCTCTGGCAGCGGAGACAACCGCTTGTTCACAGCCAGTGGTACTTCTTCAGGAGTTTCCTCTGGAGATCTACCATTGGTGGTGTTGCCGTCTTCATCCAGCGAGTGGGCACTGACTGAGAGCACCACAGGACCAGAGGAGGCCCTGAGTGGGACTGAACTGTCACAAACCTCTGGTGACATCGATGAAACCTACGGCCCTGCACCTGCCCCCGCAGGACTGGCTGCTCCTCCCACAGCAGCTACGCCAACCTTTGTGCAGGCACCTGGCACAGCTACAGAAATGGATTCAGTGGAGG GTGTTTTTAACCCATGTAAACCCAACCCCTGTGGTGACGCGTCATGCACAGTAGAGGATGGGGTTGCTCTCTGTCATG AGGTAGATGTGTGCCATTCCAACCCTTGTGCCAATGGAGCCACCTGTGTGGAGAGTGCAGACTCTTACAAATGCTTATGCCTACCCAGCTACGGAGGGGAACGCTGTGAGATCG ATGAGCAGCTGTGTGAAGACGGTTGGACTAAGTTTCAGGGGAACTGCTACCTACACTTCTCTGACAGAGAGATGTGGCTGGACGCAGAGCAGCGTTGCCGGGACCTGAACGCCCATCTGGTCAGCATCATCACCCCGGAGGAGCAACACTTTGTCAACT CAAACGCACAGGACTACCAGTGGATCGGGCTGAACGACAAGACAGTAGAGCATGACTTCCGCTGGACAGATGGCACTCCACTG cAATATGAGAACTGGAGGCCGAACCAGCCAGATAACTACTTCAACTCTGGAGAAGACTGCGTGGTGATGATCTGGCACGAGAACGGCCAGTGGAACGACGTGCCCTGCAATTACCACCTGCCATTCACCTGCAAGAAAGGCCCAG TGTCCTGTGGTGCTCCGCCCGAGGTGGAGAACGCCCACATGTTTGGTAACAGGAGGGAGGAGTACCCCGTCAACTCCATCATCCGCTATCAGTGCAACCCAGGGTTCACACAGCGCCGCCCGCCGGTGGTTCGCTGTAAAGCAGACGGGCAGTGGGAGAAACCTCAGGTGGAATGTACGGACG TGAAAGCCAGAAGAAGAATACAGCGGAGGAGCAGCGAGCTTCACTAG